Proteins encoded together in one Effusibacillus lacus window:
- a CDS encoding acetyl-CoA hydrolase/transferase family protein: MLSERLRDKSLYQKIVSAEEAAGWIRDGMTIALSGFTRAGDAKVVPIALADRAKKENKPFKINVYTGASLGSDVDAIMAEAGIVNKRLPFQADKLMRQKINSGEILFVDQHLSHTAEAIRGNILDPIDFAIVEAVSITEDGQIIPATSVGNSSIFVQRAKQVIVELNVAQPSSLAGIHDIYDPGLQGQRLPIPLTSVEQRIGSIGIAVDIDKIKGIVITNQPDSPSTIEQPDEETALMAGHLIDFLRHEVKMGRLPAHLAPLQSGIGSVANAVFNGFMTSEFSNLEVYSEVLQDAVFDLLDAGKIRFASGCSITLSPRKMDSVLNSFEKYRDKIVLRPQEISNHPEIVRRLGLISINTALEADIYGNVNSTNVLGTRMMNGIGGSGDFARNSRLAVFVTKSIAKNGNISSIVPFVTHIDHTEHDVDVIVTEQGLADLRGLAPRERAPVIIEKCTHPSYRPQLYEYYQEALSRGGHTPHVLEKALSWHIQYATEGTMLISEPSKKRTDMQPLSVGGGWH, from the coding sequence ATGTTATCCGAACGGTTACGAGATAAAAGTTTGTATCAGAAGATTGTGTCCGCCGAAGAGGCTGCCGGTTGGATCCGGGATGGCATGACAATAGCATTAAGCGGATTTACGCGTGCGGGCGATGCCAAAGTCGTACCAATAGCTCTGGCCGATCGGGCAAAAAAGGAGAACAAACCTTTCAAAATCAATGTCTATACCGGAGCTTCTTTGGGCTCTGACGTAGATGCGATTATGGCGGAAGCAGGAATTGTCAACAAGCGCCTGCCATTTCAGGCAGATAAGTTGATGCGGCAAAAAATTAACAGTGGGGAAATCTTGTTTGTTGATCAACATTTGTCGCATACTGCCGAAGCCATTCGGGGAAACATACTGGATCCTATTGATTTCGCCATAGTGGAAGCGGTTTCAATTACAGAAGACGGACAAATCATACCCGCAACATCTGTCGGGAATTCCAGTATATTTGTGCAACGTGCAAAACAAGTCATTGTTGAATTAAACGTCGCTCAGCCATCTTCTCTTGCAGGAATACATGATATCTATGATCCGGGTTTGCAAGGCCAGCGTCTGCCGATTCCTTTAACGTCCGTAGAACAGCGTATAGGCAGCATCGGGATTGCGGTCGATATCGATAAAATAAAAGGGATTGTCATAACCAATCAACCAGATTCACCTTCCACCATTGAGCAGCCGGATGAGGAAACGGCGTTGATGGCTGGTCATTTGATTGATTTTTTGCGTCATGAAGTGAAAATGGGCAGACTGCCCGCCCATCTTGCACCGTTGCAATCAGGTATTGGCTCTGTAGCAAATGCGGTATTCAACGGATTCATGACTTCCGAGTTTTCAAACCTTGAGGTGTATTCGGAAGTTTTACAGGACGCGGTATTTGATTTATTGGATGCCGGAAAAATCAGGTTTGCTTCCGGATGTTCCATAACCTTGTCACCCCGAAAAATGGATTCTGTGCTAAACAGTTTTGAAAAATATCGCGACAAGATTGTATTGCGCCCGCAAGAAATATCGAATCACCCGGAGATTGTTCGCAGACTGGGACTAATCTCCATTAATACGGCGCTGGAAGCAGACATCTACGGGAATGTGAATTCAACAAATGTACTTGGAACCCGAATGATGAACGGAATTGGCGGATCTGGAGATTTTGCACGGAATTCACGTTTGGCAGTTTTCGTAACTAAGTCAATCGCAAAAAACGGAAATATATCAAGTATAGTTCCTTTTGTTACCCATATTGACCATACTGAGCATGATGTGGATGTAATCGTAACCGAGCAGGGTCTGGCCGATCTGCGTGGACTGGCTCCCAGAGAACGGGCACCGGTAATTATTGAAAAGTGTACGCATCCGTCGTATCGACCACAACTCTATGAATATTATCAGGAAGCTCTGTCGCGCGGCGGACACACTCCGCATGTTTTGGAAAAGGCTCTGTCCTGGCATATACAATACGCAACCGAAGGAACCATGCTGATTTCGGAACCGTCAAAGAAAAGAACAGATATGCAGCCGTTATCCGTTGGGGGTGGCTGGCACTAA
- a CDS encoding FAD-dependent oxidoreductase has product MTNKFDAIVVGAGPAGAAAALTMAKAGLSVVLLERGEFPGAKNVFGGVLYRKQLEDIIPEFWKEAPLERHIVEQRLWILGPESVVTFGHRNEAFKEPYNCWTGMRVKFDEWFAKKAEEAGAIPVYETVVTDLIREGDKVVGVKTDREQGDLYANVVVIADGVNSLLGKQLGVHKEWLPDQVSLAVKEQIFLPKEKILDRFNLEGDEGVTIEFVGETSRGMTGLGFLYTNKESISLGIGVMVSDLKKNNVKPYELLEGVKQHPTIRKLIQGGETKEYAGHLIPEGGLKAVPPLSGNGWVICGDAAQLVNFVHREGTNLAMTSGRYAAEAIIEATKSGDFSRQSLSLYDAKVKESFIHKDLKKYQGLHSLLNEVDPKVLFENLPRALNDAAFQMLLVDGVSKAEKQRYAIKRLKEATGGTWDLLKLGYKGWRAING; this is encoded by the coding sequence ATGACGAACAAATTTGACGCAATCGTTGTGGGAGCCGGTCCGGCCGGCGCGGCAGCAGCATTGACGATGGCCAAAGCGGGGCTTTCCGTTGTATTGCTGGAGCGCGGGGAATTCCCGGGGGCCAAGAACGTGTTCGGGGGAGTACTCTACCGGAAACAGTTGGAGGACATCATTCCTGAATTCTGGAAAGAAGCGCCGCTGGAACGTCATATTGTGGAACAAAGACTCTGGATCCTGGGTCCCGAGTCGGTGGTAACCTTCGGTCACCGGAATGAAGCATTCAAGGAGCCTTATAACTGCTGGACGGGCATGCGTGTAAAATTCGACGAGTGGTTTGCGAAGAAAGCGGAAGAGGCAGGAGCCATCCCTGTATATGAAACGGTCGTGACAGACCTGATCCGTGAAGGGGACAAAGTTGTCGGCGTCAAAACAGACCGTGAGCAAGGCGATCTGTACGCGAACGTTGTTGTCATTGCAGATGGCGTTAACTCCCTGTTGGGAAAACAACTTGGCGTGCACAAGGAATGGCTGCCGGATCAAGTGTCACTGGCAGTGAAAGAACAGATTTTCCTGCCGAAAGAGAAAATCTTGGACCGTTTCAACCTGGAAGGCGACGAAGGGGTCACGATCGAGTTTGTCGGCGAAACCTCCCGTGGCATGACGGGTCTTGGCTTCCTTTACACCAATAAGGAATCGATCTCCCTTGGAATCGGTGTGATGGTGTCCGATCTGAAGAAAAACAACGTCAAGCCCTATGAGCTGCTGGAAGGTGTGAAGCAGCACCCGACCATTCGCAAGCTGATTCAGGGCGGCGAAACCAAAGAATACGCGGGTCACCTGATCCCGGAAGGCGGATTGAAAGCAGTTCCCCCGCTGTCCGGCAACGGTTGGGTAATCTGCGGGGATGCTGCCCAGCTGGTGAACTTCGTTCACAGGGAAGGTACCAACCTGGCTATGACTTCAGGGCGCTATGCTGCGGAAGCGATCATTGAAGCGACCAAGAGCGGCGACTTTTCCCGCCAGTCTTTGAGCCTCTATGATGCAAAAGTGAAAGAGTCGTTTATCCATAAAGATCTGAAGAAGTACCAAGGGCTGCATTCGCTCTTGAATGAAGTAGATCCGAAGGTGTTGTTTGAAAACTTGCCGCGTGCACTGAATGATGCCGCTTTCCAGATGTTGCTTGTGGATGGTGTCTCCAAAGCTGAGAAGCAGCGCTACGCGATCAAGCGTCTGAAGGAAGCTACCGGCGGAACATGGGATCTCTTGAAACTCGGATACAAGGGATGGAGGGCGATCAACGGATGA
- a CDS encoding YhbD family protein, with protein sequence MDQNLISKKELLELTGISYGQLYRWKRKNLIPEDWFIRKSTFTGQETFFPKAKILDRIDKILNMKEGLSLNELADMFSPNPAEASLTKDELLKRNIVSKEVLAMYEKYQGETEVFDFEQLLYVYILEKMLQTGEISLDETKIIVQALADHYPKFHGKNCDLIFVRKLGVAICCMVSSPSEVYFESGAKLVAQFNLANCIEELKLKLA encoded by the coding sequence ATGGACCAGAATCTGATCTCAAAAAAAGAACTCCTGGAACTGACGGGGATTTCTTACGGCCAGTTATACAGATGGAAAAGGAAGAACTTGATCCCCGAAGACTGGTTTATAAGAAAGTCCACTTTCACCGGACAGGAGACTTTTTTTCCAAAAGCCAAAATCTTGGACAGGATCGACAAGATTCTGAACATGAAAGAAGGTTTGTCTTTGAACGAACTGGCCGATATGTTCTCTCCAAATCCTGCGGAAGCTTCTTTAACCAAAGACGAACTTCTGAAACGAAACATTGTTTCGAAAGAAGTCCTCGCAATGTATGAGAAATATCAGGGGGAAACTGAAGTTTTTGATTTTGAACAACTCCTATACGTCTATATTCTTGAAAAGATGCTTCAGACAGGGGAAATCAGTCTGGATGAAACAAAAATCATAGTGCAGGCGTTGGCAGATCATTACCCAAAATTTCATGGCAAAAACTGTGATTTGATTTTTGTTAGGAAACTGGGAGTTGCGATTTGTTGTATGGTTTCCAGCCCCAGTGAAGTGTATTTCGAGAGCGGCGCCAAGCTGGTCGCTCAGTTCAACCTCGCCAACTGCATAGAAGAATTGAAATTGAAACTTGCGTAA
- a CDS encoding ferredoxin family protein — MSATIEEKLFTIRYKVDHQSHLIIKDQDVCMKCTTKECTHFCPADVYAWEGNFTSVAFENCIECGTCRIGCPTYNIEWVYPKGGYGITYKFG; from the coding sequence ATGAGCGCTACAATTGAAGAAAAACTGTTTACGATCCGGTACAAAGTCGATCACCAGTCGCATCTGATCATCAAAGACCAGGATGTGTGCATGAAGTGCACCACCAAGGAGTGCACGCATTTCTGTCCTGCGGATGTGTATGCATGGGAGGGCAACTTCACCTCGGTCGCTTTCGAGAACTGCATTGAATGCGGAACCTGCCGTATCGGCTGCCCCACTTACAACATCGAGTGGGTGTACCCCAAGGGCGGATACGGCATCACTTACAAGTTTGGTTGA
- a CDS encoding electron transfer flavoprotein subunit alpha/FixB family protein, translated as MTEEQKVTAVDDMPDWSAYRGVLVYIEHREGIAKKVGWQLLGQGKRLADKLEVEVMALVIGHNVGQLAEEAITYGADRVFLVDAPELKDYRTYPYSRASMKVIHEVKPEIVLFGATATGRDLAGAIATHLPTGLTADTTELDVEPHPSRLLQASRPAFSEKMMATILCKQYRPQMATARAGVFEALPKDPSRKGEIVQIDFQIQESEIAAKVLDFIQDQSKINLEEAEIIVAGGRGLGGPEPFKMLQELADALGGVVGASRAAVDAGWIKHEHQVGQTGYTVRPKLYFAIGISGAVQHTVGMQNSDLIIAINRDPDAPIFKVAHYGIVGDLFQIVPAITEEVRSRKGASFLSNSSNSSAANEEGGVRV; from the coding sequence ATGACGGAAGAACAAAAAGTAACAGCTGTCGATGACATGCCGGATTGGTCGGCGTACCGCGGAGTGCTGGTTTATATTGAACACCGCGAAGGAATTGCCAAGAAAGTAGGCTGGCAGCTGCTGGGCCAAGGCAAAAGGCTGGCCGACAAGCTGGAAGTTGAAGTGATGGCACTGGTAATCGGCCATAATGTGGGTCAACTGGCAGAAGAGGCGATCACTTACGGTGCAGACCGGGTGTTTCTGGTTGATGCGCCGGAACTGAAAGATTATAGGACTTATCCATATTCCCGTGCTTCCATGAAAGTCATTCATGAAGTAAAACCGGAGATTGTGCTGTTTGGTGCAACAGCTACCGGCCGCGATCTTGCCGGTGCCATTGCAACCCACTTACCAACCGGTTTGACTGCAGATACAACGGAACTGGATGTGGAACCGCATCCCAGCCGTTTACTGCAGGCTTCCCGTCCCGCTTTTTCGGAAAAAATGATGGCCACCATCCTTTGCAAACAGTATCGGCCGCAAATGGCAACTGCCCGAGCCGGCGTATTTGAAGCGCTGCCAAAGGATCCGTCCCGCAAGGGGGAAATCGTCCAGATCGATTTTCAAATTCAAGAAAGCGAAATTGCGGCGAAAGTTCTGGATTTTATCCAGGATCAATCCAAAATCAACCTGGAAGAAGCGGAAATCATTGTGGCGGGCGGCCGGGGTCTTGGTGGCCCGGAACCGTTCAAGATGCTTCAGGAGTTGGCGGATGCGCTCGGTGGCGTTGTAGGTGCTTCCCGCGCTGCGGTCGATGCCGGCTGGATCAAGCATGAACATCAGGTGGGCCAGACCGGGTATACGGTTCGCCCGAAGCTGTACTTTGCCATTGGGATCTCCGGCGCCGTTCAGCACACTGTCGGCATGCAGAATTCCGACTTGATCATTGCCATCAACCGCGATCCGGATGCACCGATTTTTAAAGTGGCGCATTATGGTATAGTAGGGGACTTGTTCCAGATTGTGCCTGCCATAACGGAAGAGGTACGCAGCAGAAAGGGCGCCTCTTTTCTCAGCAACAGTTCGAATTCATCTGCAGCCAATGAGGAAGGGGGAGTCCGGGTATGA
- a CDS encoding LytTR family DNA-binding domain-containing protein → MSFAIADHSRYIYYQPSHSVDLKIKPGDAIREGTVTHKALKIRQKVSQYVESDVFGVPYYGMSIPLINRGNTEGCFTVIFPRFLGKESEKLPRHHFLIGKKEDRWIPVSFPNIFFIESHNGKTLLHTEKDVYLNKYSLVELHKILPQEYFVRCHRAFFVNVNAIAEIHPDFHSTFVLVLKDQNRTRIPVSQKYASHFRKLLGF, encoded by the coding sequence GTGTCTTTTGCGATTGCCGATCATTCAAGGTATATCTATTACCAGCCTAGCCATAGCGTTGATTTGAAAATTAAACCTGGTGACGCCATTAGGGAAGGCACTGTAACACACAAGGCATTAAAAATCAGACAAAAGGTTTCACAATATGTAGAAAGTGATGTATTTGGCGTTCCTTATTACGGAATGTCCATTCCCCTTATCAACCGTGGGAATACAGAGGGATGTTTTACAGTTATCTTTCCGCGTTTTTTGGGAAAAGAAAGTGAAAAGCTGCCCAGGCACCATTTTTTGATAGGGAAAAAAGAAGATCGCTGGATACCCGTCTCCTTTCCGAATATCTTCTTTATAGAGTCCCATAATGGAAAAACGTTGCTTCATACAGAGAAAGATGTTTATCTTAACAAATACAGTCTCGTTGAACTGCATAAGATTCTGCCGCAAGAATATTTTGTCCGCTGCCATCGCGCTTTCTTTGTGAACGTGAATGCGATCGCCGAAATACATCCCGATTTTCACTCAACTTTTGTGCTGGTGCTGAAGGATCAAAACCGGACTCGAATTCCTGTCAGTCAAAAATATGCGAGTCATTTCCGGAAATTGCTTGGGTTTTAG